AACAAAAGTTGTAACGCTGGCTCGAGATTTTGTGGATGCATTcatcaaatcaaacggccgctgcaggGAAAGGGCGCACCTTGTTGCTCTGCTGTAGTAATTCTGCTCTGCTTGCTTCGGGACGGTGGGTGGGAGGGCATCCAACTGGATGCCCTCCCACGCAGCAACCTtgaaccacggcacatcgtatTGCGCAATGTTTTCAGGGTGTTCCGCGACTACGCGCTGTAGTTCTGTGTTCTTTGTCGCACGTGCTGTGCGTTAGcacccgatatggtgtttttgttatcgccacgTGTCAAGTAACAGGAGCAGAggtggtagcagtagatgtaacgagcttgagttgtcttgcaagcgatcgcgattgTTCTGGAAGCAGATGTCATCGAaaaggctggtatcttgcaaggGCATCCCGATTGGCGAGAAAAAAGACACTTGTTGGCGGTTATCGGGGAGCTCACTCGCTTTGATGCacagcttcaaagatgctatttgaAGCTTGGcgtcctgcttccctatgcacatttccaacgaaggcttctgaGGCGCCGCCATAGTCCCCTCttggctgttgtaaatatgtgtgaccctcctaaaatgcactgctgaggcgacTGCATCAGCCTTGTACTCctctcctcccctccctccccacaCAGAAATCCTTAGTGAAAACTTTGCTGAAACTTAGGAGCAAAACGTGATGCCCGATGAATGGAGCGACAGCTttgctgtccgacggttttcatgGTATGGGAACTGGCTAGAATTTTTTTACTCGTGACGAAGCGAAAGGAAGTGAAAAATTATGAATGTGAAGTGTGTGGGTTCAATCCCCATcagctgcaacatttttttttcttctctttcattttcCATTTACCTCATAATCACTGCATTTCAACTAAAAACTACGAGTCATGTCTACTATGCTTTCCTAGGCATCATGAAGTTGAACCCACTGAGCCAGTAGCACGAAATTATTGGAGAAAAATTCATCCTCACCTGGGATTCGAACTCGGGACCAATGTCTTTTCGAGGCACACCTATGAACGCCCCGAAAAGGTCCCGGGTTTAAATCCTGAACTCTGAGGATTCTTCCTCTAATGCTAAGCTTGTCAGTGGCCTGTATGGGTTTTCACTGTAGCTTCAGGCTACAAATGAGTGGATCACAATTTTTTCCCGCtctagggacactaaagagcaaaacgatttttctcgcattagtaaggtagtcttccacgataccaaaaacaccacgcttgctgtgcgaagacgcttaataagcgagaaaacgcgcaaatagaaaatacaggtggcgacgccaccttggaattcccgcaccatttgccgtgacatcacatatttttgacggcacctgctcgggcctacgtagttcctaatcggttaaatcgaattacattgtcctctgagggggccagagacttcacataacgagcttgtggaaatttcgtcgagccagtggcgccaaaatacgttaaatgctctttgaagttttttacgtcacgaattacaaagttcagcgcgaaatttaaaaatgaagctttgaacttggttttctcctctaataataaatctATGgtagtgaaataaactacacgagagttctccaagcacactttatcaatctaaaccaattcattgtttctctttagtgtccctttaacctcaGCCAAAGTTCGAGCTTTCCGGAGAACTGATTTACCAACAACATGTTCAAAAATTGCTTTGAAGCGCACTGAAGACAAGTACAATCTGTTACACATAAGCGAGGTTTCATGTATCGGTATATATCCGTTTTTTTCTGACTAATAAAGAATCAGTTTTGagtgtaagcgctgtcctgtccactgcCATTGTCTGCATCTTCAGTGCACTTCAAACTAATTTTTAAACACAAacatctaccaactagccccagctCGCCATCTTATTGCCAACGGCACCCTATGCTCTGAGGGGGCCAGTGCACACCTTGTCGCCAATCGTGGCAAAGCCAGTCTTGTTGTAGACCTGGATGATCTTTGGCGGCTTCCCATCCATCATAGCCTGGCGACCCAGTGCGCTGTTGTCCACCACTCGCAGGCGCGATCGTTTCTGCAGGTGGTGCAccactgcgctcgtgctgaaacGATATGTACAAAAGAAAACGTGACAGTGAGTAAAAGCACACTCTTGTGTACCATCGAGTTTCCTATAGGAGGtatatgagattaagaagttcgcggggtGAATAATGTGgacacagcaagcacaggactgggtttaatgaagaaacatgggagaggcctttgcccagcAGTGGGCGTAATCAGGCTGATATCTATATGTATTGCAAGTTTGTCAACATTACTTAGACAATTCCATGTGGTCTGAAAAATACAATCTAAGCATTTCATGCGCAGGTGACCTTGGTTTCTCTTCCTATCCACTTTGGCTAGTATTGATTTTTCAAATGGCAGCTCTCATAACACAAACAGTATAATAAAGTTACTGAAGCATCACTTGCCAGGTTAAAGGCCCTTGCCAAAATGTTTCCAACTTTCGCTGTCCTAAACGAGCAAGACTGCATATGCTAATAAAATCTGCAACTCGATTGCTCCATTTCACTGCCTGGTGGACtcaatttatatttcattttttGTTGTAAGGCATGTTGTTGGTCTAGTCAATTCACAGATTCAGCGAATATTTAGCGCAGAGAAGACAAGACGTAAACAGGAACATAGACAGGCACACCTCTTTACGGTTTGTCTTGGAGCACTAAAAAATTTACTAAATTTGTCTTGTTGTCACCCATTCTGTAGCTATAGCTGACCACCTGttctaatggcgaattccactggtcgagccggagcaagttttcttgctccgcgttcgAGAATCTGCGTTCCATTGGTCAattcggagcaagttcgcgttttccactggcagattcggagcaacccactcggcgacggagcgttccgagttgctccgtcttgcagaggtggattttgccggaactccggcaacgcggtgacGCCATTTCCGGTACAGAAAAcggggtctgatcaccctgtgcacttgtttacattcctaaaatggcgttgtttgactctgctgggcgagcttctggtttgcttctaGCTCTGAGCGGCAGCGAGAGAACGAGTTCTGACGGTAGTAGCACCAGCGATGACGACGAACCGTATGTGCTCTACGAAATTATGTTCAGAGAAACGTTCCCTgacccgctgtgcgcacgcccgaagatcatcggctacatcgaagatatttccatgtgctcgtccatatttgtcagcgcaacacaagaaaatggcaTGCCTGCTTTTCGCCACTGCGGGGTCGAAATGTGCGCTTTGCAGCGGCAACCCATGGAaacgcacagagcggaagcagaaatagttcccggagccaatttacgtgacgtatgcataaacaacttccggagtGACCTCACGCGGAacattcacgtgttccactggcagatttggcttggtacaatccgagtgctcgctccaggatttcggcggccgctccggatctcccagtggaattcgccattagtaTTGCGAGTGAACGGCAAACAAAGCgtgttcaggggaagatgaaggCTTGAATTGATAAGAAGTCGCTACACAAGGAATCTCAATGGAGCCAACGTTTCTTGTTCAATGGCTTCTCATCGTGCGAACTGCGGGAATATGTTGGAACGTGTAAAGGCTTGGCTTCAGTTCTTTCAATCtgtgccttttctttattttttacagcagagctgttaagctaTTCGTTACGCCGTGTGGCGACAGCAGAAAGCTATCATGAActcccttcgtcctcttcttcgcaACATGTTCCGATTtgaccggcgtgggatgcaataactccgatgggcgagagaagaacagagagagagagaaaaatatagaaagaccgagagagagaaagaaatcgacaaaaaaaaaatgatagagaaaagagagaaagcatagtcttgtatatagcaaggggtgggaaaaggaagtgagggtgaggaggatggcaacgccaccagctttaCCGATTCCAGGCAAGCTGACACACAAGTTCCCCACTCTCTGAACGATCTTCAGGCGCTGTCGTGCATCAAACAACGCAGAACACATGAACGGCAGAGCAACAGCCATGCAGTTCCGTGCTAGGAATTACAAATACAAAGGCGCCTTTGGATAACTTACCTGAATGCACGCTGGCGAAAGCAGTGGCCCGGGAGAAACATACCGGCGGTAGAGCTCAGCATCTTCGACAGTAACCGAGAAATGCCACTGACGATTGGTGAGCAGGTGCCCGGATCAGCTGGTGCCTCTCATAGCACGAAGTTCCCCCTAGATATCACTGCAAACGGAGAATCGTAAACACACTTTAAGAAGTTATAACGTAAACGCACACTTCACTAACGCATGTTCTAAGCACGACGACAGGAGGTCGTGGTTCTAAGGCTGCCTTTCTTAGGGCAAAGTACTGACTTCGATTAGAGAGCCTTATTAGTAGCGCGTAATCAAAGCGTGAAACAGGAAACTATTTACGATTCAGAAAAAATTTTAGAGACGCCCAGAAGCCCTTCGAACTGGCGACGTGACTGCCATTTAGCGTTATTTCGGTCTGCTAGGAAGCCACTTGTTTCGGACCCTGCTGCCGACCGCTGCACACTTTCGGAATTGTTCATCTAAGGCTTCTGCGCTTTAATTAGGACGTAACTAGTCTTTCATGACATTGAAATCTTTCCGAAGAGACCCCCTACAAAAAGAAACCACGGAAAAGATGCAAAAGAGAGACGCACCATGTGAGCAATAATACGTTCGCTTGGATTGGCTTAGATTGCAACGGCCGAGCACGGATTGCCGCCCGTGATGCCGATGGCGACATGGCTGATGCCACGCGAGTTGAAGCGAAACCAAAGGCCTATCCACCGCCCGCGGCAGCGGTGGCCTCCCAGCAGAATAGCCCGTTGCCCACGTATCCGGCGCCGCACACGCAGTAGCGCGCACGACACGAGGCATGCAGTCCGCACTGCGTGTGCCTGGTGCAAGGCGCGAGTAGTCGACTGTCGGTGGTGTCGGCTTGGAGTACGCCGCGCTTGACGCGACCGCCGGTTTGCTGCTGCAGTAGGAACGGGCTCTGCAGTTCGGGCAGGGGTTCTTCGATCGGTTCTCGAAGCCTGAAGCGACGACGTGCCACCAGCAGGCCCGTCGACGAGTACACGGAGCAGGCGAGCAAGCCTCCCTGGCTGCGCCGCAGGCCCGTGATGCGCAGGGAGCGGCCCGACCGGCTCACCTGTGAAGTTTAGTTACGGTCCCTAGTTTAGTTGCGCTTAGGCTAGGGCCGGAAGTACGCAAGATATACATATATGGCAGTATATGGCAACCTACGGATAACTTGTACGTAGTGTCGGAACCATGTGGTTAAAACGAAAAAGCAAAAAGAGAAAATATTTTACCCGTAAATATATGAACTATTGACGTACACATGGAATCGCTGTTGAACGGACATATTCGTTCGGGACGATGAAAGAACTGTACGTTTCGCATCAAGTCCATTGTGAAGATTTCAGAGCTGAATAAGGTAGGAGTTTATCGTAGTTTGTattcgagaaataaaaaaaactgcaaaaGAACATAACtgtcataatgtagttcagcgcaaaaaacaggcaacagacgagcgagaggacaatgacacagcgcatgcgctgtgtccttgttctctcgctcgtctgttgcctgttttttgcgctgaattacattatgactgactcgttccaactcgcccaacaagcaacgttgatGCGTCCGTTCTTTGTGCTTATTCTGCTTAATGGCAAGCATCTCTAAAAGAAAGATTTGCCGTCATCATCTAGAACTACTGAACGTTCCAGCTGGGAGATATCCAGTGGGAATATCTATAATGGCTGCAGCTGGGAGTAGGGCACCTTGCAGCTTTAAAATTTTAATTCACCTATTCCAGCCGGGATTTCTTTTGTCCCACTTCTTGCTTTCCTGACCAAGGCATTGACGCGCACACTATATCCTTGATCGCACGGCGTACCCGCATGTTGGTGGCCAGCGGCTGGTAGTCCCAGTCCCATCGGAAGTAAAGCGACTCGAGCGGCAGCGTGAGGAAGTGTTCGAGGTTGACGGTGAGCTGGTCGCCTCGGAACACGGGCCCCAGGTCGACGGGCAGCAGCTCGAGCCGGAAACTGAGGTTGCCCAGGGGTCCCGCAAAGGCCTCCCAGCTGTTGGGCTCCAGGTCCGAGTCGGTGATGGGTGAAATGCGTAGCTCGCCGGCACCGATGGCCACGTTCCACGGCGCCGTGTCAGGTCGCAATTCGACCACGGCGTCGCGGGACGACGACCCGTCCAGCGCACGGTAGCGCCGCCGCCACGTGACACGACCGACTCCCGTACCGGCACTGCGCAGCCACAGTGTCACCGTGTCGCCCACCTGCGGCCATGGATGTACCCTGCTGCACAGTACCGCCAAGAACACGCCACGCCCCTCACAATCTTCAAGTAAGATTGAGTGAATTCTTTCGTTTGCTTAATTGTGGTAAGCCCTAAGTGAACTTTCGGCTCTCCTTGAGGGCTATGTTAAAGTTACATTAAAGTGACGCAATAAATTAGTTTATACTGACAATTTATGCTTTTAAAACTCTAgggtcgttaatttcaccaccataggtttattaatacacgAGAAACCAGATGTCAAAAGCCTCATTTTAAAATTTCCCGCCGAGATATTAGacggtgacgtcacggatctcaaagtgttttttcgtactttggccccattgactcaacaaaatttcctgaaacttggtatgttatacCTCTGGCCCACTTAGAGGACAATGCATTTGATTTTTTGCCGattagacgccgtcaaaatctatggctTCACGGCGACAGGTGCGGGAAATTCAAAGTGTTGTCGCCTCTCACgctttctttttgctcgttttccCGCTTACCAAGAGCCGTCTCGCAGCCagcgtgatgtttttggtatcgtgaaagaggaATTCACTCGTACGAGAAAAATGCCGTGCAGCacgactgaaagttgggctagttggtgattcgcACGGTGAAAAATACCGTGCACATGTTCGTGCTGTGCGCTGTCTTCAGCCACACGTATTCCGATCTGAATTGTTCGTGCGTGCAACTGTGCGGCGGATTATATAGGTGCGCGCGCAGGCGCTAGTCTTGTCTGTGCATCATAGCATTAATTTCTATGCTCTTAAGTCACGCGTGCCGGAGAGTGATCACTGGCGGGCTATGAAGGCGCCGTTCTCTCTTCTGATTGGCTGACATGACCCGTAGTTTTCGCTGCAATGCGCGACTTTTATGCACGCGTTTAGCTATGGTATAAGCGGAACACGCACAATATATACGAGGCGGCATATATACCTGTCGCCGGAAGAAGCAGGTGCCCGTGGAGGCGTCCCACTCGTCGCATGGGACGCCCGGTAGCAGCGCCCTGTTGTCCTCCAGCTGGTCGGGCAGCGCAGCGGCAAGCCACACGACGGCCGCCAGCCAGGCATGCCGCATGCCcaacacttcttcttcttcttcgtatcACACCACATGTTATTGTTGCTGTGGCTTTGCCACTAATCATCACACTTAATAAAGTTGCTATATGATGATGTTGATAatgtcctcttcctgatggcgctcacccgcAAAGGGCGAAGAACCTAGCGGCAGCATGTTTAACGTCAAGACGTATGAAGTTAGAAAACGCTGGCAATTTTGGAACCAAGAatatgaagaagaaaaaataactcACAGGATGCATGcacctaagacgacccgaaggcgaaaggcatcttctttttcttgtcagtcgatgtattgctccttccccgccaccctccgaaagctttgtgcacctagcgtggttttgcattgcctacaGGATCgaaggttttgcactgcctccgtgatctgtccacttttgaccaagctacgatgtcatgtgattacggcatcatgtgacgtcacaaattttgtcaatatgtgatgtcatgatgacgtcatatggtgacgtcatctcgtgatggtgattttttgcgttactcgtccccgacgccgccgacgcgggatgccgacggtcaaatttcgcgtttgatgaggcatctaaggctttcgccctaataaaggTAGATTAACAAGGTaatcttttttgtttcatttaagtaatcgaacacagcagagcagacatccgTATTATCGCGAACGATGTGGCACACACCGGCTACAagaattggccaagaatcgggcggTGCATTCCTCCGCCTGCGGGGTCGGGGGGAAACTGAAGAGGCATTTTTTGGTAGCCCATGCGTGTGCACCTAACACCACCTAGACTTGGTGCACCGCGCTCCCTCTTCCCGCTCTAGTGTAGTATGaagggtagcgaaccggacgcTCGTTGACCTTCCTGATTTTTCTCACCTTGCTTTCTCTTTTGTGGTAAAAAAGGTCTTTTTTACTACAGATGTAATTAAGCATGAGACCTCATCAGGAGCATCAGGAGGTGTATACGCTCTAAGGAATCGGGGTGCCTCTTTCGGCCACGGAGCAATAATGGTCATGGCTTTCTTGCGTTTAACAATATataataactgtcggggttttacgtcccaaaaccaggatatatggttatgagggacgccgcaggggagggctccggaaatttcgacaacctggggacAACCCGTGCACCTAAAtggaagtacacgggcctctagcattccgcctcaaATGAaatgccacggccgggattctatcccgcgaccttccagtcgagcaccataaccctaGACCACCGAGGCGAGCCTGCTTGCGTTTCCATGCTTGAAAACTGTGCTCGCTGCTTTGATATCAAGGGTGCTTTGTCATGTTGATAGCCTCacagtggtagatattctctggccTCACGCAGttattcgtgaccgggaagtaccGGGCACGCGCCGATAACGCAAGGAAGGCAGGCGAGATAGATTACAcggttattgttgtgtggcagtaCGCCCCAAATacgcctttttttgtttttcgttataGTCTACGAGCTTAACTACGCtgctgggagagagagagagagagaaacattgtTGAAAGAATAATCAGAGGGCACGTGGCTCCCGAAGAGACATCAAAAGTGGTCGGGGCCCCGTTCTTGTCGACGTACGCGAAAGACGACGCGGAAATCGAAAAAGGGACACGAAAGGTTCTCGAAATGAAACCGTTATGATCGAAGATTCAACCACTTTTCATTTTGTTAAGAGTGTTTAACTACAAATTCTGCTGTGTAAAAATGTGTTTGACATATATAGGTATCCTGCCGTAACATGATTGGCGAACACGGACGAGTAGAAAGACACCAACAACGCCAGCCTTTCTACTCGTCCGTGTTCGCCAATATCATGCTACATAGCTATAACAGAAACCACTTTAGCCCAGCTGTCCACCCTTACAGCGATAACAAAATCTTTAATTATTGAGAGAGAGCTATATATGTTGTAATTTATATCATTTTTCTCATTCGACTTCGAGGGAGATTTTGCGTGTAAGTATACCTTTTCGTTTCAACAGTAGAGCTGCTGCAAGCGCTACTCGAtgttacgttttcccggatcatacgttCATTAATTCGTGggcccataaaaaaaaaaacgcgtatcaGCGAGGTTGTACGATTAGAAAAAGTCCGGATACGCAGACAGGCATCTGTGGGTCCGTTTATGTAAACATGCACAAAATGATGTATTCGTAGGACAAAACCACAAGCAAGACGGGCGCTTCATGCCAGAGCTGCAACAGGTTCTTTGTCTACATTGGACGGCTTCAGCAGAAGTGAACTCCCGGTTCGCGACCCTTGGCGGCCTCTgcggtaaagagagagagaatgtatTACGTCCAGACATTCTGTTTACTGTCGTTTTTACTTGTAGTGTCAAGGATCTCGAGAGCGCTTGCAGTGGGTGGAATGAGAGACGGCGGTGGCACAGCGCACAACTTTATACCCCAACACGGCAAATGATAAACTCATAATTTACACAGACAAATACCCATGCAAAGCTAACCTATTCACGAAGAATATATCAGTGAGCCgatgtagagtagagtagagcctggaagctgtggctcatacccacactgggagaTTGGcaaagaaccggttagtttttaaaggcaatatgaaattgaagttcaaactttgtttaattaatacggaAGAATTATTAGAAATGagattctaataataataataataataataataataataataataataataataataataataataataataataataataataataataatatagaaagacagtacattttgtccATTTAATTAAcctaagcagacggaaaacgacacctaaggtatttttgcgcaaggtagagtacctcttaCGGGAAATGAGATAGTGCTGCGTTGTCTCACGTATTCCGCAAAAAATAACAATTAGGctaagctgccagaccagctctgtgtagataaaaatttagatagggagtctgacaacgtagtctgAGTGCGGcttctattgctcgtgattgacatattttactattccactgatgatttaaatgctggaattctaatcTTAACTTTGTGTTATTgtgtcagttcttttttttttttttcgttatgctCATGATGTGTAAACGGTGACCACTTCAGTGACCAATGCTAATGCGCCCCTTCCCCCCATGTAATTCCCTCACAATGGGGGCCTTTGGGGGTAGTTGATTAATAATAATATGAACCACGACGTAACAAGAGCAGGACATTGCGTGACTTCTCGCGTACCGAGCATGCTTCCGAGGAAAGCTCCGTAGGTGGCGCTCGCCGTGACGGCCCCCCGATCAGAGGGGTTCATGCGCAGCGTGCGGACCCGGAACGCCCTCCCGTCGGTCTCGCTGGGTCCCACCACATCCAGCTCGAGGCTGTGGAAGTCGGCCAAGCCCGGGTCGGCCACCAGCCGGCCCCGGACGCCGTCGAAACCCAGCGTGTGTGCCGCCATCGCCGCGGCCGCCATGCTGTTCACGTTGTTCGGTGCCATCGGACAGAGGCTTCGCACGGGTCCTGCGGTGGCGGGGAAAATGATCTCTGAAGGGGCCACTTGGAAGAACCGTAATCAGCGCGCAGTACTGCCAGGATTATTTGTTAGATGAGATGAAAGTTactaggacaaaaaaaaaaaaaaaaaactcgttcaTGGACAGTTCAGGTATCAGCGGAGCAGAATGGTTGCCAAAGGAAACGAGTGATATCTATTTTATTTTCGAATAATGACGACCGAGTACTTGTTCTATCTTACAGTGTCGGCCATATATATCTCGAACACCGCAGGTCACAGTCGAAAAGCGAAAGGCGGCGTACTGCACTACCCACTTCGGGATTCCGACTTTCGCGCGGAATTGTTATGCAGGCGGATACCCGTAGTCTCCATTAGGGCCAGGGCGATGTCCCCCCCTTTATTCGAGTCCGAAAGAAGAGAAGCTTTGCAATAGGTGCAAAAGTGAAAATAAATCAACGGCCTGCTTTTGGTCCCTGGCTTCCGATCGACGGCCAATGGTGGGAAGTAAACTACTGACGTAGCCGGAGGCGGCGGTGAGGCCCCGAAAtcttttaattttgcatgtgtatatatacaagcgcaagtacaaacgcgcgcacgagcatacataaagtgtggttaaccccccccccccctgtttcccGAACATATTTTGGCCTAGGCCCCTGGAGtacacagttcttggaatgcaacatcaggggccttatGACGTCACTATCGTCAAAAGCCTGCGGGGCCACAACGccgctctttaaacaatgacgggtgGCACCCCCTTCAggttgtttggggggggggggggtgctgcgccACGTGTGCGCACGTCCTTACATACAGTCTCTGCTGTACTGCTACAGTGGTTCTGTAGCACTGCCTCGAAGCTCACCGTCGTAGAGCGTGACAGCCTGCGTTCCGAGTGCCGCTCGGTCGCAGCGGACGCGCATCTCGGCGTCGGCCAGCCTCAGTGCCGATGGGTGCTTGGTCATGGTGACCGTCAACTCGGCCAGCTGACCGCGGTCTGCCAGCGCCCGGATGTCGTGCAGGCCCCAGAGCGCGCCGCACGGCACGAACAGCGCGTGGCGGCTGGCCGCGGCACGCAGCCGAGCCTCGACGTCCGGCTCTGCGAACGCCGTGGGCGAACCCACGAGGAGGTCGCAGTGGCGCAGAAGCTGCTCGCCATGAGTGCGAACCAGAGATGGATGGGCCACCTGCAGTCGAGGATTGCATTTCAGGTTGGCACAATAGTTATTTTGCAGtatccagagagagagagagagagagagctctttattggaAGCAGAAGGATCAGCCAGCGTATATTCGCCTACTTGCTATTATGCAGCGAgacgggaagaaagaaagaaaaaaagccctAAAAGAATGTGGGCAGAAAGATGTGCAAAAAATGAATAAGATGCAGTTCTTGTAATA
The nucleotide sequence above comes from Rhipicephalus sanguineus isolate Rsan-2018 chromosome 8, BIME_Rsan_1.4, whole genome shotgun sequence. Encoded proteins:
- the LOC119402542 gene encoding uncharacterized protein LOC119402542, which encodes MRHAWLAAVVWLAAALPDQLEDNRALLPGVPCDEWDASTGTCFFRRQVGDTVTLWLRSAGTGVGRVTWRRRYRALDGSSSRDAVVELRPDTAPWNVAIGAGELRISPITDSDLEPNSWEAFAGPLGNLSFRLELLPVDLGPVFRGDQLTVNLEHFLTLPLESLYFRWDWDYQPLATNMRVSRSGRSLRITGLRRSQGGLLACSVYSSTGLLVARRRFRLREPIEEPLPELQSPFLLQQQTGGRVKRGVLQADTTDSRLLAPCTRHTQCGLHASCRARYCVCGAGYVGNGLFCWEATAAAGGG
- the LOC119401352 gene encoding aspartate dehydrogenase domain-containing protein codes for the protein MRRRVGIVGFGQLGQFLAAEVQRRPESLELAFVWSRGRVVHGLPPHLVLEDLALAATRHPDLVVEVAHPSLVRTHGEQLLRHCDLLVGSPTAFAEPDVEARLRAAASRHALFVPCGALWGLHDIRALADRGQLAELTVTMTKHPSALRLADAEMRVRCDRAALGTQAVTLYDGPVRSLCPMAPNNVNSMAAAAMAAHTLGFDGVRGRLVADPGLADFHSLELDVVGPSETDGRAFRVRTLRMNPSDRGAVTASATYGAFLGSMLEAAKGREPGVHFC